One window of the Conexibacter sp. SYSU D00693 genome contains the following:
- the gmk gene encoding guanylate kinase, whose amino-acid sequence MARVFVITGPSGVGKGTLIRLLREQVPELALSVSATTRRPRTGETHGEDYWFLTDEEFEQRVAEGDFVEWAEYSGRRYGTLRSELERCLARGVPVVLEIEVQGARQVRETMPDAVQVFIAPPSPDVLRQRLIGRGTDSAEDVARRLETAERELAAHDEFDHEVVNDRLEDAAAQLARIVRESLGGTLAGA is encoded by the coding sequence TTGGCGCGCGTCTTCGTCATCACCGGCCCGTCGGGCGTCGGCAAGGGCACGCTCATCCGGCTGCTGCGCGAGCAGGTGCCCGAGCTGGCCCTGAGCGTCTCGGCGACCACGCGCCGCCCGCGCACGGGGGAGACCCACGGCGAGGACTACTGGTTCCTCACCGACGAGGAGTTCGAGCAGCGGGTCGCCGAGGGCGACTTCGTCGAGTGGGCCGAGTACTCGGGGCGCCGCTACGGGACCCTGCGCTCCGAGCTGGAGCGCTGCCTCGCGCGCGGGGTGCCGGTGGTCCTGGAGATCGAGGTGCAGGGCGCGCGGCAGGTCCGCGAGACGATGCCCGACGCGGTCCAGGTCTTCATCGCGCCGCCGTCGCCCGACGTGCTGCGCCAGCGGCTCATCGGCCGCGGGACGGACTCGGCGGAGGACGTCGCCCGCCGCCTGGAGACCGCGGAGCGCGAGCTGGCCGCGCACGACGAGTTCGACCACGAGGTGGTCAACGACCGCCTCGAGGACGCGGCCGCCCAGCTGGCCCGCATCGTGCGGGAGTCGCTCGGCGGTACACTCGCGGGCGCATGA
- the rpoZ gene encoding DNA-directed RNA polymerase subunit omega: MINPRIDRLLDHVDSNYASVLVAAKRARQINSYYHNLGEGTFDEFPPPMVESASKNYLTIALEEVASGKVKYTYR; the protein is encoded by the coding sequence ATGATCAACCCTCGCATCGATCGGCTGCTCGACCACGTCGACAGCAACTACGCGTCGGTCCTGGTCGCCGCCAAGCGCGCGCGCCAGATCAACTCGTACTACCACAACCTCGGTGAGGGGACCTTCGACGAGTTCCCGCCGCCGATGGTGGAGTCCGCGTCGAAGAACTACCTGACCATCGCGCTCGAGGAAGTCGCCTCGGGCAAGGTCAAGTACACCTACCGGTAG
- the coaBC gene encoding bifunctional phosphopantothenoylcysteine decarboxylase/phosphopantothenate--cysteine ligase CoaBC, producing the protein MARILLGVSGGIAAYKALEVVRLATKAGHAVRVVQTEAAQRFVGAPSFAALSGAPVLTTEWERDPARGAFPDQKPPSHDPASHLELVRNADVLLVAPATANTIARLAHGLADDLLSTAALAATCPLVVAPAMNHHMWEHPATQANLQTLRERGATVVAPITGALATKGEWGTGRLADPEVLLATVEALVPAGARPWDGLRVLVTAGGTREPIDSVRYVGNRSSGRMGWALAEEAAARGAQVTVVAANVGLPRHPRVTYVDVETAAELRDACVAHFAQTDVLLMAAAVADFRPAQVADAKIKKTGRDGLVVEMAPTEDVLSALASQRVPGQVLVGFAAEHGAQTAIAYGRGKLERKGLDAVVVNDVSRKDIGFDAVENEVTIVTASGDRHVERSTKAEVARAILDTAEALRAPTEGALGAAS; encoded by the coding sequence GTGGCGCGGATCCTCCTCGGCGTCTCCGGCGGCATCGCCGCCTACAAGGCCCTCGAGGTCGTCCGCCTCGCCACGAAGGCCGGCCACGCGGTGCGCGTGGTGCAGACCGAGGCGGCGCAGCGGTTCGTCGGCGCGCCGTCGTTCGCCGCGCTGAGCGGCGCGCCCGTCCTCACCACGGAGTGGGAGCGCGACCCCGCCCGGGGCGCCTTCCCCGACCAGAAGCCGCCGAGCCACGACCCGGCGTCCCACCTCGAGCTCGTCCGCAACGCGGACGTGCTCCTCGTCGCGCCGGCGACGGCCAACACCATCGCCCGGCTGGCCCACGGCCTGGCCGACGACCTGCTCTCGACCGCCGCGCTGGCGGCGACCTGCCCGCTGGTCGTCGCCCCCGCGATGAACCACCACATGTGGGAGCACCCGGCGACGCAGGCCAACCTGCAGACGCTGCGCGAGCGCGGCGCCACCGTCGTGGCGCCGATCACCGGCGCGCTGGCCACCAAGGGCGAGTGGGGGACGGGCCGGCTGGCCGACCCCGAGGTGCTGCTGGCCACCGTCGAGGCCCTCGTCCCGGCGGGCGCCCGCCCGTGGGACGGCCTACGGGTCCTCGTCACCGCGGGTGGCACGCGCGAGCCGATCGACAGCGTCCGCTACGTCGGCAACCGCTCCTCGGGGCGCATGGGCTGGGCACTGGCCGAGGAGGCCGCGGCCCGCGGCGCCCAGGTGACGGTCGTCGCCGCGAACGTCGGCCTGCCGCGCCATCCGCGCGTGACCTACGTCGATGTCGAGACGGCCGCCGAGCTGCGCGACGCGTGCGTGGCGCACTTCGCCCAGACCGACGTGCTGCTCATGGCGGCGGCGGTCGCCGACTTCCGCCCGGCGCAGGTCGCCGACGCGAAGATCAAGAAGACCGGCCGTGACGGGCTCGTCGTCGAGATGGCCCCGACCGAGGACGTCCTGAGCGCGCTGGCGAGCCAGCGCGTGCCCGGCCAGGTGCTGGTCGGCTTCGCCGCCGAGCACGGAGCGCAGACGGCGATCGCCTACGGGCGCGGCAAGCTCGAGCGCAAGGGGCTCGACGCCGTCGTCGTCAACGACGTCTCGCGCAAGGACATCGGCTTCGACGCGGTCGAGAACGAGGTGACGATCGTGACCGCGTCGGGCGACCGCCACGTCGAGCGCTCGACCAAGGCAGAGGTGGCCCGGGCCATCCTCGACACCGCCGAGGCCCTGCGCGCGCCGACCGAGGGTGCCCTCGGGGCCGCCTCGTGA
- a CDS encoding MoxR family ATPase, which translates to MSDATGRLDAAEVRAAAALVRRIADAVHLAVEVRREVLDDLLVCVLAEGHVLLEDLPGVGKTTLARTVARATGLGFARVQCTADLLPADVVGTNVFNQREDRFEFRPGPIFANVVLVDEVNRASPKTQSGLLECMQERRVTVDVVSHELARPFVVLATQNPVEFEGTYPLPEAQVDRFMARLTLGYPSAAGEAEMLRAHERGDRVGDVEPVADPTGLVQAIDAATRVHASDALRAYVVALLQRTRDDARVELGASPRAGLMLLRAAKARALLDGRDHALPDDVQALAGVVLAHRIVLAPEALDATGDQVVADALAQTPAV; encoded by the coding sequence GTGAGCGACGCGACGGGGCGCCTGGACGCCGCCGAGGTCCGTGCCGCCGCCGCGCTGGTGCGCCGCATCGCCGACGCGGTCCACCTCGCCGTGGAGGTCCGCCGCGAGGTGCTCGACGACCTGCTGGTCTGCGTCCTCGCCGAGGGCCACGTCCTGCTCGAGGACCTGCCGGGGGTGGGCAAGACCACGCTGGCGCGGACGGTCGCGCGGGCGACCGGCCTGGGCTTCGCGCGCGTGCAGTGCACCGCCGACCTGCTGCCGGCCGACGTGGTCGGGACGAACGTCTTCAACCAGCGCGAGGACCGCTTCGAGTTCCGGCCGGGGCCGATCTTCGCCAACGTCGTCCTCGTCGACGAGGTCAACCGCGCGTCGCCCAAGACCCAGTCCGGGCTGCTGGAGTGCATGCAGGAGCGCCGCGTGACCGTCGACGTCGTCTCCCACGAGCTCGCGCGGCCGTTCGTCGTCCTGGCCACGCAGAACCCCGTCGAGTTCGAGGGCACCTACCCGCTGCCCGAGGCGCAGGTCGACCGCTTCATGGCGCGCCTCACGCTCGGCTACCCGAGCGCCGCGGGCGAGGCCGAGATGCTCCGCGCCCACGAGCGCGGCGACCGCGTCGGCGACGTCGAGCCGGTGGCCGACCCGACCGGGCTGGTGCAGGCCATCGACGCCGCCACGCGGGTGCACGCCTCCGACGCGCTGCGCGCCTACGTCGTGGCGCTGCTCCAGCGCACGCGCGACGACGCGCGCGTCGAGCTCGGGGCCAGCCCCCGCGCAGGGCTCATGCTCCTGCGCGCCGCCAAGGCACGGGCCCTGCTCGACGGCCGCGACCACGCGCTGCCCGACGACGTGCAGGCGCTCGCGGGCGTCGTGCTCGCCCACCGCATCGTGCTCGCGCCCGAGGCGC